The segment CGACGCTGAGCAGATCGTGCCGCGTCGCCTGCGAATTGACCAGGAAATGGTCGGCATGGTCGAACACGCCGATCACCCAGCTGATGAAGTCCTGGGTCAGCCCGCGCGTGCAATGCTCCGGCGCCATGATCGGGATCATGTCGTGGACGAACGGGATGTAGCGGATGCCCCGCGTCGCCTTGGCATGGCGGACGTAGAGGAAGTAGTTCTGCAGCCACCAGCTCGTGCCGAGGTTGATCAGCGACGCGCCCTGCGGGAACTCGAACGGATCGGTCAGCGACAGGAACAGCTTCAGCCCGGCGACCGCCTCCAGCCAGGCGGGGTCGAAGCGATCTCCGCCCGAGGTGCTGAGCCGCGCGATCGCGCGCATCCGCTCGACCGGCAGCTCGAGCCAGTCGTCGCGCCCGTCGATGAAGCAGCACAGCCTTATGTCGCGATCGCCGCCGCGCGCCAGTGCGCCCTCGATCGTCTCGATCTGGACGCGCTGGATGCCGGTCGGCAGCCGGGCGTTGCCGTAATAGCTGATCAGGTCGGAGATATCGAAGACCAGCGCCGGTTGCGGGCCGCGCGGCGCCGGCTGGCTCGCCGGGGCCATGTCCTCGGTGATCACGCCGCGGATCTGCCCGAGCAGCGGCGCCTCGCCGGCGCGCGGCGGGAGCTGCGTGAACATGGCGCGGAGCTGTTCGATCAGCGCGCCGCGATCCTTGTGCGTGCGCGCCGCCAGCAGCCGCAGCAGCTCGTCGCCTTCGTGCGTCGCCGTCTCGCCGGCATGCAGCGCCCGCAGGAAATGCAGGATGGCGAGATCGTCGCGCCCGAGCTGCTTGTAGATATGCGCCATGAAGACGTGGGTGTCGGCGCGGGCGGGGTCGAGCTTCGCCGCCTGGCCATAGGCCTCCGCCGCCGCCGCGAGCGCGCCCTGTTCCTTCTGGGCATGGCCGAGCTGGATCCAGATGGCGACCAGCGACGGCTGGTCGCGGACCGCCGCGCGATAGGCATCGGCGGCCGCCGCCCAGTCCTGGCGCGACCGCGCGGCGTCGCCGCGCGCGACATGCTCGGTGGCGACGGTCGACCCATAAGCGGGGACGATCATGCGGCGGATACGGCGGACGAACGGCAGCCTCATCGCGCCGTCCCCCGCATGCGGCAGGGCGACGATGGCGCGCGCTCACCGCTGGCGGTCGTCATCGACCGGAAAATATCCTGTAACATCAATGTCATAAACTGAATGACTTGGTTCCCCAACAGGAAAATCCTCGTAAAGGAGGTCGTGTCGCGCCGCAATATCCCCGCCATGTTTTCTTCATGATGACAATTGACGCTGGACAGCGGCGATTGGGCCTGCGAACCGCGGGGCGGATCCAAACGGGAGCGATCTTCTTGCCGGTCAAGCTCATCCATACCCGTCGTTTCGGCGATGATCGGGGGTGGTTCTCGGAAACCTATCATCGCCCGCGTTGGACCGCCGACGGCGCGGCGGAAGAGTTCGTTCAGGACAACCACAGCTATTCGAAGCATGCCGGCACGCTGCGCGGCATCCATTTTCAAGCGCCGCCGCACGCGCAGGCCAAGCTGGTCCGCTGCATCCGCGGCCGGATTCTCGACTATGCGGTCGATTTGCGCGCCGGGTCGCCGACCTATGGCCGCCACGTTGCCGCCGAGCTGTCGGCCGACAATGGCGACCAGCTTTATATTCCGGTCGGCTTCGGCCACGCCTTCGTGACGCTCGAGCCCGACAGCGAGGTGATCTACAAGGTGTCGGACGTCTATGCGCCCGATGTCGACGGCGGCATAAGCTGGGATTGCCCGACGCTCGCGATCGACTGGCCGCTGCCGCCCGGCGGGCCGGTGCTGTCGGACAAGGACAGGACGTTGCCGCATCTCGCCGACTGGGATAGCCCGTTCGCCTATGACGGCGCGCCGCTGCGGCCGCTCTGACGGAGAGACGATGCGTATCCTGGTCACCGGCGGCGCCGGCTTCATCGGCTCGGCGCTGATCCGCCACCTGATCGGCGAGACCGATCATGAGGTGCTCAACCTCGACAAGCTGACCTATGCCGGGGTGCTGAGTTCGCTCGATCCGGTCGGCGACAGCCCGCGCTACCGCTTCGTGCGGGGCGATATCTGCGACGGCGAACTGGTCGGGCGGCTGCTCGGCGAGTTCCGGCCCGACGTGATCGCCCATCTCGCCGCCGAGAGCCATGTCGACCGCTCGATCGACGGCCCCGGCGCCTTCATCCAGACCAACCTGGTCGGCACCTACACGTTGCTGGCCGAGGCGCTCGCCTATTGGCGCGGCCTCGACGGCGACCGCCGCGACGCCTTCCGCTTCCACCATATCTCGACCGACGAGGTGTTCGGGTCGCTCGGCGAGGACGGCTATTTCACCGAGGCGACCGCCTATGACCCGCGCTCGCCCTATTCGGCGTCGAAGGCGGGGTCGGACCATCTCGTCCGCGCCTGGGGGCATACCTATGGGCTGCCGGTGCTCGTCACCAACTGCTCGAACAATTACGGGCCCTATCATTTCCCCGAGAAGCTGATCCCGCTGATCATCATCCGCGCGCTCGCCGGCGAGCCGCTGCCCGTCTACGGCGACGGATCGAACGTCCGCGACTGGCTGTTCGTCGAGGATCATGCCCGCGCGCTGCGCGCCGTGTTCGAACGCGGCGTGCCGGGCGAGACCTACAATGTCGGCGGCGATTCGGAGCGCAGGAACCTGGAAGTGGTGCAGGCGATCTGCGCGACGCTCGACCGCCTCGCCCCGCGCGCCGACGGCCGCGCTTATGCCGGGCAGATCGGCTTCGTCGCCGACCGGCCGGGGCACGACCACCGCTATGCGATCGACGCGTCGAAGATAAAGGCCGAGCTCGGCTGGGCGCCGCAGGTCGGCTTCGAGGAGGGGATCGAGCGCACCGTGCGCTGGTATCTCGACAATCGCGGCTGGTGGGGCGACATCCTCGCCGGGCGCTACGACACCGCCCGGCTGGGGCTGGCGAAGGCGTGACCCGCGCGATCCTCGTCACCGGCGGGCAGGGGCAGGTCGGCCTCGAACTGGCGCGGCAGGACTGGCCCGTCGATATGTCTATATATTATCCGACACGCGACGAGCTCGACATCGCCTCGCCGGACAGCATCGCCGCCTATCTGCTCGGCCGCCGCTTCGATGCGATCGTCAACTGCGCCGCCTACACCGCCGTCGACAAGGCGGAGGAGGAGCGCGACCTCGCCTTCCGCGTCAACGGCGAGGCGCCCGGCCTGCTCGCCGCCACGGGCATCCCGCTGGTCCACGTCTCGACCGACTATGTCTTCGACGGCAGCGGCGACGGCTATTATCGCGAGGACGACCCGGTCGCCCCGCTCGGCGTCTATGGCGCGTCGAAGCTGGCGGGCGAGCGCGCGGTGCTCGCAGGCGGCGCGCGGGCGGTGGTGCTGCGCACCGCCTGGGTGCTGTCGGCCCACCGCAGCAATTTCCTCAGGACGATGCTGCGGGTCGCCGCGACCAACCCGACGCTGCGCGTCGTCGACGACCAGCGCGGATGCCCGACCGGGGCGGCCGATATCGCCGCGACGCTCCGCACCATCGCGCTGCGGCTGGTCGAGGACCCCGCCGCGCCGACCGGCGTCTATCATTTCGTCAATGCCGGCGAGGCGAGCTGGTGCGAACTGGCGCGCGAGATCTTCGCGCTGAGCGCGGCGGCGGGCGGCCCTTCGGCGGAGGTCGAGGCGATCACCACCGCCGACTATCCGACGCCCGCGAAGCGCCCGGCCAATTCGAGGCTCTCGACGGCGAAGATCATCGCGGACTATGCTGTCCGTCCGCGCGACTGGCGGGAGGCCGTCCGCGACATCGTTGGTGAGCTTGTGGGGCCCGTGCCCCGGACAGGGGCGTAGTGGCGTGAAGGGGATCATCCTGGCGGGCGGCGCGGGGACGCGGCTCCATCCTATGACGGCGGTCACGTCCAAGCAGCTCCTGCCCGTCTATGACAAGCCGATGATCTATTATCCGCTGTCGACGCTGATGCTGGCCGGCATCCGGGAGGTGCTGCTGATCTCGACGCCGCGCGACGTGCCCGCCTTCCAGGCGCTGCTCGGCGATGGCGGCCAGTGGGGGATGGACATAAGCTACGCCGTCCAGCCCAGCCCCGACGGGCTGGCGCAGGCCTATGTGATCGGCGCCGATTTCGTCGGCAACGATCGCTCGGCGCTGATCCTCGGCGACAACATCTATTACGGCCATGGCGCGACCGACCTGTTCCGCTCGGCGATCGATCGCGACGAGGGGGCGACGGTGTTCGCCTATCACGTCACCGACCCGGAACGGTACGGCGTGGTCGAGTTCGACGATGCGATGCGCGCCGTCTCGATCGAGGAGAAGCCGGCGAAGCCGCGCTCCAACTGGGCGGTGACCGGCCTCTATTTCTACGATTCGGACGTGATCGAGATCGCCCGCTCGCTGAAGCCGTCGCCGCGCGGCGAGCTGGAGATCACCGACGTCAACAAGGCCTATCTGGCGGCGGGCAGGCTGTCGGTCGAGCTGATGGGGCGCGGCTATGCCTGGCTCGACACCGGCACCCCCGACAGCCTGATCGAGGCGGCCGAGTTCGTCCGCACGCTGGAGAAGCGGCAGGGGTTCAAGATCGCCTGCGTCGAGGAGATCGCCTATGGGCAGGGCTTCATCGACGCGGCCCAGCTCGAACGGCTTGCCGACGCCCTGGGCAAGAGCAGCTATGGGACCTATCTCAAAACGCAGGTGTTGAGGCGCTGATGCAGAATGCCCGATATATCGCCGCCGGCCTGAGCGATGCCGACATGCTGTGGCTGCTGTCCGTGGGCAAGCTGCGGGTGCTGCGCCCCGGCGAGACGCTGGTCGCGTCGGGCAAGCCGGTCGCCGACCTGTTCTTCGTCACCGACGGCCGGCTCGAGGTCCGG is part of the Rhizorhabdus wittichii RW1 genome and harbors:
- a CDS encoding dTDP-glucose 4,6-dehydratase (TIGRFAM: dTDP-glucose 4,6-dehydratase~PFAM: NAD-dependent epimerase/dehydratase; 3-beta hydroxysteroid dehydrogenase/isomerase; polysaccharide biosynthesis protein CapD; dTDP-4-dehydrorhamnose reductase; Male sterility C-terminal domain); translation: MRILVTGGAGFIGSALIRHLIGETDHEVLNLDKLTYAGVLSSLDPVGDSPRYRFVRGDICDGELVGRLLGEFRPDVIAHLAAESHVDRSIDGPGAFIQTNLVGTYTLLAEALAYWRGLDGDRRDAFRFHHISTDEVFGSLGEDGYFTEATAYDPRSPYSASKAGSDHLVRAWGHTYGLPVLVTNCSNNYGPYHFPEKLIPLIIIRALAGEPLPVYGDGSNVRDWLFVEDHARALRAVFERGVPGETYNVGGDSERRNLEVVQAICATLDRLAPRADGRAYAGQIGFVADRPGHDHRYAIDASKIKAELGWAPQVGFEEGIERTVRWYLDNRGWWGDILAGRYDTARLGLAKA
- a CDS encoding dTDP-4-dehydrorhamnose 3,5-epimerase (TIGRFAM: dTDP-4-dehydrorhamnose 3,5-epimerase~PFAM: dTDP-4-dehydrorhamnose 3,5-epimerase related) yields the protein MPVKLIHTRRFGDDRGWFSETYHRPRWTADGAAEEFVQDNHSYSKHAGTLRGIHFQAPPHAQAKLVRCIRGRILDYAVDLRAGSPTYGRHVAAELSADNGDQLYIPVGFGHAFVTLEPDSEVIYKVSDVYAPDVDGGISWDCPTLAIDWPLPPGGPVLSDKDRTLPHLADWDSPFAYDGAPLRPL
- a CDS encoding dTDP-4-dehydrorhamnose reductase (PFAM: NAD-dependent epimerase/dehydratase; dTDP-4-dehydrorhamnose reductase; Male sterility C-terminal domain), with the protein product MTRAILVTGGQGQVGLELARQDWPVDMSIYYPTRDELDIASPDSIAAYLLGRRFDAIVNCAAYTAVDKAEEERDLAFRVNGEAPGLLAATGIPLVHVSTDYVFDGSGDGYYREDDPVAPLGVYGASKLAGERAVLAGGARAVVLRTAWVLSAHRSNFLRTMLRVAATNPTLRVVDDQRGCPTGAADIAATLRTIALRLVEDPAAPTGVYHFVNAGEASWCELAREIFALSAAAGGPSAEVEAITTADYPTPAKRPANSRLSTAKIIADYAVRPRDWREAVRDIVGELVGPVPRTGA
- a CDS encoding Glucose-1-phosphate thymidylyltransferase (TIGRFAM: glucose-1-phosphate thymidylyltransferase~PFAM: Nucleotidyl transferase); its protein translation is MKGIILAGGAGTRLHPMTAVTSKQLLPVYDKPMIYYPLSTLMLAGIREVLLISTPRDVPAFQALLGDGGQWGMDISYAVQPSPDGLAQAYVIGADFVGNDRSALILGDNIYYGHGATDLFRSAIDRDEGATVFAYHVTDPERYGVVEFDDAMRAVSIEEKPAKPRSNWAVTGLYFYDSDVIEIARSLKPSPRGELEITDVNKAYLAAGRLSVELMGRGYAWLDTGTPDSLIEAAEFVRTLEKRQGFKIACVEEIAYGQGFIDAAQLERLADALGKSSYGTYLKTQVLRR